A portion of the Candoia aspera isolate rCanAsp1 chromosome 18, rCanAsp1.hap2, whole genome shotgun sequence genome contains these proteins:
- the LOC134507090 gene encoding transcription factor HES-5-like, translating into MTPSSIMFVDQNRLLTPKEKNKLRKPMIEKMRRDRMNSSIEQLKQLLEKELRGYQASSKLEKADVLEMAVSYLKHHNRLQVTGSAPKEREVEVDFQEGYARCLQEVCQFLILYKVNPQTQKKLMCHFQRTTLPASDSFGSPAHRKQSAPKSIRSLWRPWMESTR; encoded by the exons ATGACGCCTTCCAGCATCATGTTCGTGGACCAGAACAGGCTGCTCACCCCTAAGGAGAAAAATAAG CTGAGAAAGCCGATGATAGAGAAGATGCGCCGGGACCGGATGAACAGCAGCATCGAGCAGCTGAAACAGCTGCTGGAGAAGGAACTCCGTGGGTACCAGGCCAGCTCCAAGCTGGAGAAAGCCGACGTCCTCGAGATGGCTGTCAGCTACCTGAAGCATCACAACCGGCTGCAGGTGACAG GATCCGCTCCCAAGGAAAGGGAGGTGGAGGTGGATTTCCAGGAAGGATACGCCAGATGCCTTCAAGAAGTGTGCCAGTTCCTGATTCTTTACAAAGTCAACCCCCAGACACAGAAGAAGCTGATGTGCCATTTTCAACGCACCACCTTGCCCGCCTCGGACAGTTTCGGCTCACCGGCTCACCGGAAGCAATCCGCGCCCAAGAGCATCCGTTCTCTTTGGCGGCCATGGATGGAATCAACCAGATGA
- the LOC134507055 gene encoding transcription factor HES-5-like, with product MAPTPSSHCPFHVEDEKLLVKEKNKLRKPVVEKMRRDRINNSIEQLKVLLEREFQRHQPNSKLEKADILETAVSYLKKQRQTPGSAFGLKNPELDFNTGYLRCLREAFYFLSFCQPKRETQSRLIKHFCKVHMISDATFSLLSTSSSPEPKKQSADKKPPPSATALIWRPW from the exons ATGGCTCCAACTCCAAGCAGCCATTGCCCCTTCCATGTGGAGGATGAGAAATTGCtggtgaaggaaaaaaacaag ctGAGGAAACCAGTGGTGGAGAAAATGCGCCGTGACCGCATTAATAACAGCATTGAACAGCTCAAAGTTTTGCTGGAGAGGGAATTCCAGCGGCACCAACCCAATTCCAAGCTGGAAAAAGCAGACATTTTAGAAACTGCCGTCAGTTATTTGAAAAAACAGCGTCAGACACCAGGATCAG ccTTTGGCCTGAAAAACCCTGAGCTCGATTTCAACACTGGCTACCTGCGCTGCTTAAGAGAAgccttttattttctctccttctgTCAGCCCAAGAGGGAAACCCAATCTCGGCTGATTAAACATTTCTGCAAAGTCCACATGATTTCCGatgccaccttctctctcctctccacATCTTCATCTCCTGAGCCCAAGAAACAGTCTGCAGACAAGAAGCCCCCTCCGTCGGCCACGGCATTGATCTGGAGACCCTGGTAG
- the PANK4 gene encoding 4'-phosphopantetheine phosphatase isoform X3, producing MAERAGRGGGGRLDRSITLPPDEIFRNLENAKRFAIDIGGSLAKLAYYSTVQHKVARVQSFDQSCKDVEHESPYEITVQEEITARLHFIKFENAYIETCLDFIKDHLVNTETKVIKATGGGAYKFKELIEKKLGLKLDKEDVMTCLIKGCNFVLKNIPHEAFVYLKDADPEFRFQMNHPHIFPYLLVNIGSGVSIVKVETEDKFEWIGGSSIGGGTFWGLGALLTKTKKFDELLQLASKGQHTNVDMLVKDVYGGAYQTLGLSGNLIASSFGKSATADKDFCKEDMAKSLLHMISNDIGQLACLHAKLHNLDKIYFGGFFIRGHPVTMRTITYSINFFSKGEVQALFLRHEGYLGAIGAFLKGAEQDNPNLYSWGENYASSSGLLSTSPDVCPMQQERSGTFDMLEMDRLERMLVNLPLLQDPSTYVADTVDLTDDVMARQYWLSCFEEALDGVAKRAAASQPDSIDAAERAEKFRHKYWEKVQTLRQQPFAYGTLTVRSLLDTREHCLNEFNFPDPYSKVKQKENGIALRCYQGVIDSLDSLAWEERQFALVKGLLAGNVFDWGAKAVSETAAGSVPVEPGFLTCVLFSVFLPLLFLTASVLETEPQFGFEEAKEKLQERPWLEDSYSEWVERLKITVELTSS from the exons ATGGCGGAGCGGGCCGGGCGCGGCGGAGGCGGCCGGCTGGACAGGAGCATCACCTTGCCGCCGGACGAGATCTTCCGCAACCTGGAGAACGCCAAGCGCTTCGCCATCGACATCG GCGGATCATTGGCCAAGTTGGCTTACTATTCCACAGTGCAACATAAAGTGGCAAGGGTACAGTCCTTCGACCAGTCGTGCAAG GACGTTGAACACGAATCTCCATACGAAATCACCGTTCAGGAGGAAATCACGGCTCGGCTCCATTTCATTAAATTTGAGAACGCCTATATTGAAACCTGCTTGGACTTCATCAAAGACCATCTCGTCAACACCGAAACGAAAGTGATCAAAGCCACAGGAGGTGGTGCGTACAAATTCAAAGAACTTATTGAGAAGAAGCTGGGATTAAA ATTAGATAAAGAAGATGTTATGACTTGCCTAATTAAGGGGTGCAACTTTGTGCTCAAGAACATCCCCCACGAGGCCTTTGTCTACCTGAAGGATGCCGACCCCGAGTTCAGGTTTCAGATGAACCACCCCCACATTTTCCCTTATTTGCTTGTCAATATCGGCTCTGGAGTTTCCATCGTGAAG GTGGAAACGGAGGATAAATTTGAATGGATTGGCGGAAGCTCCATCGGAGGCGGGACTTTCTGGGGGCTCGGAGCGCTGCTTACGAAAACCAAG aaatttGATGAGTTGCTGCAGCTTGCTTCGAAGGGCCAACACACCAACGTTGACATGCTGGTGAAGGATGTATATGGCGGGGCGTATCAGACCCTCGGGCTTAGCGGGAACCTGATAGCCAGTAGCTTTGGAAAATCTGCCACAGCGGACAAAG ATTTCTGCAAAGAAGACATGGCAAAAAGTTTATTGCACATGATCAGCAACGATATCGGGCAACTGGCTTGCTTGCACGCAAAACTCCACAACCTGGACAAAATTTACTTTGGGGGCTTCTTCATTCGAGGCCACCCCGTCACCATGCGCACCATCACCTACAGCATTAATTTCTTCTCCAAG GGAGAAGTTCAGGCTTTGTTTCTGAGGCACGAAGGCTATCTGGGAGCAATAGGGGCCTTCCTCAAAGGAGCAGAACAAGACA ATCCCAATTTATACAGCTGGGGAGAAAACTATGCTAGCAGTTCGGGCCTTCTCAGCACATCGCCCGATGTTTGCCCCATGCAGCAGGAAAGAAGTGGCACT TTCGACATGTTGGAGATGGATCGTCTGGAGCGAATGCTCGTTAACCTCCCCTTGCTGCAGGATCCCTCCACTTACGTTGCAGACACCGTGGATCTCACCGATGACGTCATGGCCCGGCAGTATTGGCTCTCGTGCTTTGAGGAAGCCTTGGATGGG GTCGCCAAGCGTGCCGCCGCCAGCCAGCCCGATTCCATCGATGCAGCCGAGCGAGCCGAGAAATTCCGGCACAAATACTGGGAGAAAGTCCAGACACTCCGACAGCAGCCTTT CGCATACGGCACCCTAACAGTTAGAAGTTTATTGGATACAAGGGAGCACTGTTTGAATGAATTTAACTTCCCCGATCCCTATTCCAAG GTCAAGCAGAAGGAAAACGGCATCGCGCTCAGGTGTTACCAGGGGGTGATCGACTCCCTGGATTCCCTGGCCTGGGAGGAGAGGCAGTTCGCTCTGGTGAAAGGTCTCCTGGCAGGAAACGTCTTCGACTGGGGAGCCAAAGCCGTCTCAGA AACAGCCGCAGGAAGTGTCCCCGTAGAACCTGGATTTCTCACTTGTGTGCTGTTCTCTGTCTTTTTgcccctcctcttcctcactgCCAGTGTCCTTGAAACAGAACCACAGTTTGGATTTGAAGAAGCCAAGGAAAAATTACAAG AACGCCCTTGGCTTGAGGATTCGTACAGCGAATGGGTGGAGCGGCTCAAG ATAACAGTGGAATTGACATCATCTTAG